In the Thermotoga sp. Ku-13t genome, one interval contains:
- a CDS encoding TM0106 family RecB-like putative nuclease, whose product MNESIWYDDLEQFLMCPRRFQLERSMIDESEQIPDSSQLLRLGFSVEKPVLEAEIFGKRFVADPDFAIPEKDGWRLILKKDAKNFKQKYAIEAAYHAYIFSQRGFPVTGVTVRSPYFEVDLDWRNYLPRLMSLLELITTTRDELYDPKPSSLCKTCPYVVECCEALIQKKDLIAIHGLNERTRLRLLREGIEDLQDLVQVQKLKDFSKEMLEKLKKKAQALLERRPILLQPLPSFPEGLFLDIESHVTAGYDYLFGILKEDEYIPFLCEDKDQEGIVFNRVLDFLLSENGPIYHYCAYEPAHFKQLAETYGLEKKYHQMKKRFVDVYQILSNHVALPLFSYSLKSVARYWNFEWRTKLDGWRACKYFQLWLVTREPSLLDTVLKYNEDDVRATRLVVERMKSLSCQKSVTNK is encoded by the coding sequence ATGAATGAATCCATCTGGTACGACGATCTTGAGCAGTTTCTGATGTGTCCCAGGAGATTCCAGTTAGAAAGGAGCATGATAGATGAGTCCGAGCAGATCCCAGACTCATCACAATTGCTCAGGCTCGGTTTCAGTGTCGAAAAGCCAGTGCTCGAAGCTGAAATCTTTGGGAAAAGGTTCGTGGCAGATCCAGATTTTGCGATACCGGAAAAGGATGGTTGGCGTTTGATTCTGAAAAAGGATGCAAAGAATTTCAAGCAAAAGTACGCGATTGAAGCAGCCTATCATGCCTACATCTTTTCTCAGCGTGGTTTTCCCGTGACGGGTGTTACCGTCAGATCTCCATACTTCGAAGTTGATCTCGACTGGCGAAACTATCTGCCAAGATTGATGTCTTTGCTCGAACTCATCACCACGACTCGCGATGAACTTTACGATCCGAAACCTTCGTCATTGTGCAAAACCTGTCCCTACGTGGTGGAGTGCTGCGAGGCTTTGATTCAGAAAAAGGATCTGATCGCAATCCATGGTCTGAACGAGCGAACGAGACTGAGGCTACTCAGAGAAGGGATCGAAGATCTGCAGGATCTGGTTCAGGTCCAGAAACTGAAGGATTTTTCAAAGGAAATGCTGGAAAAACTGAAAAAGAAAGCACAGGCGTTGCTCGAAAGACGTCCGATCCTCCTGCAACCACTACCTTCTTTCCCCGAGGGACTGTTTCTCGACATAGAGTCCCACGTTACAGCGGGGTACGATTACCTCTTCGGAATCCTCAAGGAAGACGAGTACATACCGTTCCTGTGTGAGGACAAAGATCAGGAAGGTATTGTTTTCAACCGAGTCCTCGATTTTCTCCTTTCAGAGAACGGACCCATCTACCATTACTGCGCGTACGAACCAGCGCATTTCAAGCAGCTCGCAGAAACCTACGGCTTAGAGAAAAAGTATCATCAGATGAAGAAACGTTTCGTGGATGTTTATCAGATCCTGTCGAACCACGTCGCATTGCCACTGTTCAGCTATTCCCTCAAAAGCGTGGCTCGATACTGGAATTTTGAATGGAGGACGAAATTGGACGGTTGGCGCGCGTGCAAGTACTTTCAACTGTGGCTCGTGACCCGCGAACCTTCCCTGCTCGACACGGTTCTGAAATACAACGAAGACGATGTACGCGCCACACGGCTCGTCGTCGAAAGGATGAAATCGTTGTCGTGCCAAAAGAGTGTTACAAACAAGTAA
- the hutH gene encoding histidine ammonia-lyase, protein MLLGEHDLDVREIVKVARYNEQVLLAPSAIERMRASRCLVETIVSSERPVYGVNTGFGAFATVKIPKEKLLSLQRNILLSHACGVGEALAEDVVRAIILTRAHTLALGHSGVRPIVVEKLCELLNKSILPYVPSKGSVGASGDLTPLAHIALVLIGEGEVLIDGVPRPAREVLHMFNFEPIQLLEKEGLSLVNGTQAMSACLALVVNDALNLVRLSTEVAALSADVLFASPDAYDEAVAKTRRHRGQSIVARLLRERFEGSELRASHVDCPRVQDPYSLRCIPQVHGAVLDVLFFAKKVVEDEINSVTDNPIVYGDRLISQGNFHGEPLAFAADFLCIALTDLGNIVERRIDRLLNPKLNEDLPPFLAFGEAGVNSGFMIWQYTAAALCNENKVLSHPASVDTIPTSGFQEDHVSMGMNACLKLMKVFKNVETLISIELMCAARALQARRPMRSSKKNEELFSQLENLLEPASNDAYWQESFRKIERFVERKLKVAHTEWWTEYE, encoded by the coding sequence TTGCTCCTGGGTGAACACGATCTCGATGTGAGAGAGATCGTTAAAGTCGCGAGATACAACGAGCAGGTGTTGCTGGCTCCGTCAGCAATCGAAAGAATGAGGGCTTCAAGATGTCTCGTTGAAACGATCGTTAGCTCGGAAAGACCTGTATACGGTGTGAACACCGGTTTCGGGGCATTTGCCACCGTTAAGATACCCAAAGAGAAGCTGCTCTCATTGCAGAGAAACATACTCCTCTCTCACGCCTGTGGAGTGGGGGAAGCTCTGGCAGAAGACGTGGTCCGTGCGATCATACTGACGAGGGCTCATACGCTGGCCCTCGGGCACTCTGGAGTCAGACCCATCGTTGTCGAAAAGCTGTGCGAGCTTCTGAACAAATCGATCTTACCGTACGTACCATCGAAAGGATCCGTGGGTGCAAGCGGCGATCTTACACCTCTGGCACACATCGCACTCGTGCTCATCGGAGAGGGTGAAGTGCTCATCGACGGTGTACCCAGACCGGCTAGGGAAGTTCTGCACATGTTCAACTTTGAACCCATACAATTGCTGGAGAAAGAGGGACTCAGCCTGGTGAACGGTACCCAGGCGATGTCGGCCTGTCTGGCGTTGGTCGTCAACGACGCCCTCAACCTGGTGCGGCTCTCAACGGAAGTTGCTGCACTCAGTGCGGATGTTCTTTTTGCCTCCCCGGATGCTTACGACGAGGCTGTAGCGAAGACTAGGAGGCACCGTGGCCAGAGTATCGTGGCTAGACTCCTGCGAGAAAGGTTCGAAGGCAGCGAGCTCAGAGCGTCACACGTAGATTGTCCCAGGGTTCAGGATCCTTACTCGCTTCGCTGCATACCGCAGGTCCACGGAGCGGTTCTCGACGTACTGTTCTTCGCGAAGAAGGTCGTTGAGGATGAGATAAACTCCGTGACGGACAACCCGATCGTTTACGGAGACAGACTGATCTCGCAGGGTAACTTCCATGGAGAGCCCCTCGCTTTCGCAGCAGATTTTCTGTGTATAGCCCTGACGGACCTTGGAAACATCGTTGAGCGCAGGATAGACAGACTCCTCAACCCAAAACTCAACGAGGATTTACCTCCTTTCCTCGCCTTCGGAGAAGCCGGTGTCAATTCCGGGTTCATGATATGGCAGTACACCGCCGCCGCTCTCTGCAACGAAAACAAGGTCCTGTCGCACCCCGCCTCGGTCGACACCATTCCGACGAGCGGTTTCCAGGAAGACCACGTGAGCATGGGCATGAACGCGTGTCTGAAGCTCATGAAGGTTTTTAAAAACGTTGAAACCCTGATTTCCATCGAACTCATGTGCGCCGCGAGGGCTCTGCAAGCCAGACGACCCATGCGGTCTTCCAAGAAAAACGAAGAACTCTTTTCACAGCTGGAGAATCTCTTGGAACCTGCTTCGAACGACGCTTACTGGCAGGAATCTTTCAGGAAGATCGAACGATTCGTCGAACGAAAACTCAAAGTGGCACACACCGAGTGGTGGACGGAATATGAATGA
- the zapA gene encoding cell division protein ZapA codes for MKRTLTLKLGEKSYELLTDASEEAVLAVVNRIQNQFAQIRNNSPDASLDEILVVMLANSVLNEIHYEEGISRITSRLRNFVPHKR; via the coding sequence ATGAAAAGGACCCTGACGCTCAAGCTGGGTGAGAAATCTTACGAGTTGTTGACGGACGCGTCTGAAGAAGCTGTGCTCGCTGTGGTCAACAGAATACAGAATCAGTTTGCCCAGATCAGAAATAATTCTCCGGATGCTAGTCTGGACGAGATTTTGGTCGTGATGCTCGCAAACTCAGTCTTGAACGAGATACACTACGAGGAAGGCATCTCGAGAATAACCAGCAGACTCAGGAATTTTGTTCCCCACAAGAGGTGA
- a CDS encoding aspartate/glutamate racemase family protein yields the protein MRLAEHRIGSEYVYLADTARAPFGTKKIEEIRDIALDCVKFLFKKGADVVISACNTAQAALMISNAQPWKNFFGILDIDLPAGLKKVGVLATVATVNSGIYYKKLGDAGVEVIQRPCQELVTAIESFAPDTEIERIVSEAVFPFRKEGVDAIILGCTHFPLVKHIFEKFSGGISVLDPAELLAEKLKKIFPESTDNDVRVTFYVTSDAKIFSEKLKRYSLHLLYTVEEFSWGEVKE from the coding sequence TTGCGGCTCGCCGAGCACAGAATAGGTTCGGAATACGTGTACCTCGCCGATACAGCCCGGGCGCCTTTCGGCACGAAGAAGATCGAGGAGATCAGAGACATCGCGCTGGACTGTGTCAAATTTCTGTTCAAGAAGGGTGCAGATGTGGTGATCTCAGCGTGCAACACGGCGCAGGCGGCGTTGATGATTTCCAACGCTCAACCTTGGAAGAACTTTTTTGGCATCCTCGATATCGATTTACCGGCTGGTTTGAAGAAAGTGGGTGTGCTGGCGACCGTGGCGACGGTGAACAGTGGAATCTACTATAAAAAGTTGGGTGATGCCGGTGTTGAAGTGATTCAGCGCCCGTGTCAGGAATTGGTCACGGCGATCGAATCTTTTGCTCCGGATACCGAGATCGAGCGCATCGTGAGCGAAGCCGTGTTTCCTTTTCGCAAGGAAGGAGTTGACGCGATAATTCTTGGTTGCACACATTTTCCCCTGGTCAAACACATTTTTGAGAAATTTTCTGGGGGAATCTCGGTGCTCGACCCGGCTGAACTTCTGGCTGAAAAGCTTAAGAAGATTTTTCCTGAAAGCACTGATAACGATGTGCGTGTTACTTTCTATGTCACATCTGATGCGAAAATCTTCTCTGAAAAGCTGAAACGGTACTCTTTGCATCTTCTTTACACGGTCGAAGAATTTTCGTGGGGTGAAGTAAAAGAGTGA
- the rapZ gene encoding RNase adapter RapZ — MKRIVVVSGLSGAGKSTAIRVLEDLDFFCIDNLPPSLLNDFITIVMNSSIDKVALVLDVRSAQFGDLTSAVKKLLQTYEGSVTVLFLEASKEELIRRFSVTRRKHPLEGKMSLSEAIDAERKMLDEIRNVALIIDTTDMDIQTLRERVSSLLAFERTFLIRLRSFGFKYGLPTDTDFLLDTRFMPNPYYRAELAPLDGRDERIRDFFQSQECVSEYIDHAVNLIRIAAKQYEKVGRASMTVSVGCTGGRHRSVYVVEQIAEKLSREFKVEVEHRDVNR; from the coding sequence GTGAAGCGAATAGTCGTGGTGTCTGGCCTTTCCGGTGCCGGCAAAAGTACAGCGATAAGAGTCCTCGAAGATCTCGATTTTTTCTGCATAGATAACCTTCCTCCTTCGCTACTGAACGACTTCATAACCATCGTCATGAATTCGTCTATAGACAAAGTCGCCCTCGTGCTCGATGTGAGGAGTGCGCAGTTTGGAGACTTGACGAGCGCGGTGAAGAAGTTGTTGCAAACCTACGAGGGTTCTGTCACGGTACTTTTCCTGGAAGCCTCAAAAGAGGAATTGATCAGAAGGTTCTCCGTGACTCGCAGAAAGCATCCTTTGGAAGGAAAGATGAGTTTATCCGAAGCCATAGATGCAGAAAGGAAGATGCTCGATGAGATAAGGAACGTAGCGCTGATCATAGACACCACAGATATGGACATACAAACGCTCCGTGAGCGTGTGAGCAGTTTGCTGGCCTTCGAAAGGACATTCCTCATAAGGCTGAGGAGCTTCGGTTTTAAATATGGTTTACCCACCGACACGGATTTCTTGCTCGATACTCGGTTCATGCCCAATCCTTACTATCGAGCAGAGCTCGCTCCGCTGGATGGTCGTGATGAGAGGATCAGAGATTTCTTCCAGTCCCAGGAATGCGTGTCCGAGTACATAGATCACGCCGTGAATCTGATCCGGATCGCTGCCAAGCAGTATGAGAAAGTTGGTAGAGCCAGCATGACCGTGTCTGTAGGCTGCACTGGCGGCAGGCACAGGTCCGTTTACGTTGTGGAACAGATCGCGGAAAAACTTTCACGTGAGTTCAAGGTTGAGGTTGAGCATCGGGATGTGAACAGATGA
- a CDS encoding gluconeogenesis factor YvcK family protein: MKVVAIGGGTGLSTILKGLKNKGLQLTAVVAVTDEGGSSGKIRQELNVPPPGDVRNNIIALAKSESLMSKLFSYRFTTNGTLSEHSVGNIILAALTMMTGSFAKAVRYASDILAIEGKVLPVCEELIRLVATYSDGSVVVGETEIAKKIDARIVSVHLDKKACALEEVIQEISEADAIVLGPGSLYTSVITNLLVEGVTEAVRGNERARKIYIANIMTQPGETIGYSLEDHVLEVERYLGIELDHIIANKALPSQDVLESYAKQRSEPVLPRGPVDKRYHFFNLLKVTYDANDPRPKARHDPDKTAKIVIDLLRGGS, from the coding sequence ATGAAAGTGGTGGCTATAGGCGGTGGAACAGGCCTTTCGACCATCCTGAAGGGTTTGAAAAATAAAGGACTCCAATTGACGGCCGTGGTTGCCGTCACAGACGAGGGAGGCAGTTCTGGGAAAATCAGGCAGGAGCTCAACGTGCCCCCACCCGGTGATGTGAGGAACAACATCATTGCCTTGGCGAAATCTGAAAGTTTGATGAGCAAACTTTTCTCCTACAGGTTCACCACGAACGGCACCTTATCGGAACACAGTGTTGGCAACATAATTCTCGCGGCACTCACGATGATGACCGGTAGTTTCGCTAAAGCTGTGCGGTATGCCTCCGACATACTCGCTATCGAAGGAAAAGTGCTACCGGTGTGTGAGGAACTCATAAGACTGGTGGCGACATACAGCGATGGTTCTGTTGTCGTCGGGGAAACTGAGATAGCCAAAAAAATTGACGCAAGAATCGTTTCTGTACACCTTGACAAAAAAGCGTGTGCCCTTGAAGAGGTGATACAGGAAATCTCCGAAGCGGATGCAATCGTGCTCGGTCCAGGTAGCCTCTACACGAGTGTTATCACCAACCTCCTGGTTGAGGGCGTCACCGAGGCTGTACGCGGCAACGAGAGGGCGAGAAAGATTTACATAGCGAACATCATGACGCAACCTGGTGAGACCATCGGTTACAGTCTAGAAGATCATGTGCTGGAGGTGGAGCGGTACTTGGGGATCGAACTGGATCACATCATCGCCAACAAAGCGCTGCCATCACAAGATGTGCTGGAGTCGTACGCGAAACAGCGTTCAGAACCAGTGTTACCACGCGGCCCTGTGGACAAAAGGTATCATTTCTTCAACCTTCTGAAAGTCACTTACGACGCGAACGATCCCAGACCGAAGGCGCGGCACGACCCAGATAAGACCGCCAAGATCGTGATAGATTTGCTCAGGGGTGGTTCCTGA
- the whiA gene encoding DNA-binding protein WhiA: MKNVGNFSEFVRNELCSLGVEDRMFAMSEAYGFVKARGSLNISRSGTELLLRFPNVQTARRFLKLLKALSIRNYRMVVLSSKGLWPAKGAEIRLEMDFLEKIGVRESLWENMVERNDPVMFGAFLRGFYLGCGSILNPTRTYHWELTYHDGEFLEEVANVLSHTFGLEPKMRRIRHTYRLLLRRAQDVVEVLHLIGAVEAASYIEELIQQRSIAADVNRSMNFISANADRIGESTIEQLKAIRIIEETVGIDSLDEELKQLAKLRLENEDLSLRELGELMTPRMSKSMVYSRMKKIMNIAKNLDQE; the protein is encoded by the coding sequence ATGAAAAATGTGGGCAACTTTTCCGAATTTGTTCGAAACGAACTCTGCTCTCTGGGCGTTGAAGATCGGATGTTCGCGATGAGTGAAGCGTACGGCTTTGTCAAGGCGAGGGGTTCACTGAACATTTCACGTTCCGGAACGGAGCTTTTACTCAGATTCCCAAACGTTCAAACCGCGCGCAGGTTTCTGAAGCTGTTGAAGGCTCTTTCAATAAGAAATTACCGAATGGTCGTTCTCTCCAGCAAGGGATTGTGGCCGGCCAAAGGGGCGGAGATCAGGCTTGAAATGGACTTCCTGGAAAAAATCGGTGTGAGAGAATCTCTGTGGGAAAACATGGTTGAACGGAACGATCCCGTGATGTTTGGAGCCTTCTTGAGGGGATTTTACCTGGGTTGTGGTTCTATTCTGAACCCCACGCGTACATACCACTGGGAACTCACCTACCACGACGGGGAATTTCTGGAAGAAGTAGCTAACGTTCTGAGTCATACCTTCGGTTTAGAACCGAAGATGAGACGTATCAGACACACCTATCGGCTTTTGCTGAGGCGAGCACAGGATGTTGTGGAAGTCCTGCACCTGATCGGCGCCGTGGAGGCTGCCAGCTATATCGAGGAACTCATTCAGCAACGTTCCATCGCTGCTGATGTTAACAGAAGTATGAATTTCATTTCTGCAAATGCTGATAGAATAGGTGAGAGTACGATAGAACAGTTGAAAGCCATAAGGATCATAGAGGAAACTGTAGGTATAGATTCGCTGGATGAGGAGCTCAAACAGCTTGCAAAGTTGAGGCTGGAAAATGAAGATCTGAGTCTGAGGGAACTCGGCGAGCTCATGACACCGAGGATGAGTAAATCGATGGTTTACTCGAGGATGAAAAAGATCATGAACATAGCCAAAAATTTGGATCAGGAGTGA
- the nrdR gene encoding transcriptional regulator NrdR: MKCPYCGHPDSRVLDSRPTLDGTAIRRRRECLECGARFTTYERYELLPIIVVKKDGRRETFDRNKVLNGVLKACEKRPVPYETLEKLVEEVELTIQKMGYTEVPSKVIGELVMQKLKNIDQVAYVRFASVYKDFREIDQFLEIVKELKKNEEGKA; the protein is encoded by the coding sequence ATGAAATGTCCGTACTGCGGACACCCTGACAGCAGGGTTCTCGACTCGAGACCCACTTTAGATGGTACGGCAATAAGACGCAGGAGGGAATGTTTGGAATGTGGCGCTCGTTTTACAACGTACGAGCGTTATGAGCTTCTTCCGATCATCGTTGTTAAAAAGGACGGAAGAAGGGAGACCTTCGACAGGAACAAAGTTTTGAACGGGGTCCTGAAAGCGTGCGAGAAAAGGCCTGTACCATATGAAACGCTGGAGAAACTCGTGGAGGAAGTCGAGCTCACGATACAGAAGATGGGTTATACGGAAGTTCCTTCGAAGGTGATCGGTGAGCTGGTCATGCAGAAGCTCAAGAACATAGATCAGGTCGCGTACGTGAGGTTCGCGTCGGTTTACAAAGATTTCAGAGAGATAGACCAATTTCTGGAAATCGTGAAAGAGCTAAAAAAGAACGAGGAGGGAAAAGCATGA
- the greA gene encoding transcription elongation factor GreA: MKKNVIKLTKEGYEALKQELESLRHKLMYEISQRIKEARELGDLAENAEYDEAKNEQGRISGRIAELEEILNNAEIIESTESDVVSIGSWVVIKNLNTGEERTIRLVNPQESDIFSNKVSVDSPVGRVLLGKRIGEVIRLRTPAGQVRYEIIGIRTE; encoded by the coding sequence ATGAAAAAGAACGTGATCAAACTCACCAAGGAAGGTTACGAAGCGCTCAAACAGGAGTTAGAGAGTCTGAGACATAAGCTCATGTACGAAATCTCTCAGCGCATAAAAGAAGCGAGGGAGCTCGGTGATCTTGCCGAAAACGCGGAGTACGATGAAGCGAAAAACGAGCAGGGCAGGATCAGTGGCAGAATTGCCGAGCTGGAAGAGATCCTGAACAACGCTGAGATCATAGAATCAACGGAATCGGATGTTGTCTCCATCGGTTCCTGGGTGGTGATCAAGAACCTCAACACGGGCGAAGAGAGGACGATAAGGCTTGTCAACCCACAGGAATCGGACATCTTTTCGAACAAGGTGAGCGTAGATTCCCCTGTAGGCAGGGTACTTTTGGGCAAAAGGATCGGCGAGGTAATTCGTTTGAGAACACCGGCAGGACAAGTGAGGTACGAAATAATAGGTATAAGGACGGAATGA